DNA from Coffea arabica cultivar ET-39 chromosome 10c, Coffea Arabica ET-39 HiFi, whole genome shotgun sequence:
TTCTGTAGTTGCAAGAATTCCAGCTATGATGACAACTGCAAGAGGTAGCCCACAACAGCTTTTGGCTATCTGCATCCCAACTGTGGCTACTGTAAGAGGACAGGATTCATTGGGAAAGAGCATCTTCTGTAGCAACTCCCAGCTCTCATCATCAGTGAAGTGGCGTAGATGGTTAGGTTCACTATGCTGTTTAACTTGTGAAGCAACTTCATACAGTCGGCTTGTTATGAGTATTCTACTTTTATTTGAATCATCTGGGAATGATTCCTTCAAGCCATGCCATGCCTTTATGTCCCATACATCATCCAAGACGATGAAGTATTTATTTAGCTTCAGGGATTGGTAGAGCTTCAGCATCAAATCATCTGCTTCCATCTCAGAATATTGCTTAGAATTCTCAGGATGGATACAACCCAAAATCTCAAGTAATAAATCTTTCTTGCGATATACTTGAGAGACATTGCACCATGCCCAAATATGAAAATTGTTTCTAATTGAACGATTGTTGTATACACGTTTGGCTAAAGTTGTCTTGCCGAGTCCGGCCATGCCGACAATGGATACAACGTCCAATTTCTGCGATCCATGTTTGACTTGATTAATTATTCTTTTTGTCTCATCATCGAAACCTACCACAACAGGATTTAGTCTTGGGATTCTTCCTTGTAATGAGCCATAATTAGAAGTCTTGGCAACTTTCTTGGCTTCAGAGCCATACATGTCATCAATCTCTTTGGCTTGAGTTTTAATTTGCAATAGTTCTTCTGAGATGCTATCAAAGGACAAAGGAGAAAGATCAAAAGAGCTAATCAAAAGCATTACCTTGTTTGCCACCTCAATAGCATGACTCCAGAGAGCTGTGAGCTTTTCATTCTTGTTGCGCTGCTCATCAATCTTCTCCAAAACAGATCCCAAGATTACAAAATCTTTCTGAACTATCTGAATTTGATCCCTTGAATGGGCAACTAAATCAAGCCTTGCCAGCTCAGTCAGATTGTCTAGAAGAAACTTTATAAAGCCAAGCCCATTGGTCCCTGGGGGGTCAAATGTTGCTGTTACTATCTTGATAAGCTTAATCTTCTCCAGAAaatcaaaaaatgcaagatCCAGATCCTTCAGTAAATCTCCTTCTATTCTCTTTGTGAAAAGAGAATAAATCAGGATTCCTGCATCATTGACACCAGctcctacaagatccttcattTTTTGGTGTAGCAGATTGAACTTTTCCTGCTGCATTTTGAGAATGGCTCTCAAGAATCTGAGTCCATCATTGAGCATTTGCATCTGGTCTCGCTTTGCAACCGCAAAGCTGGTACCACAGTTTAGAACCTCCCACAGCATATCCAGCAGGGAATCAGCAAAGTTCCCAACTATACCCATATCTGTCTCAAAATCCAGACTGTGCAATAATCCTGTTAATTTTGCAGCTCTTAAGACCCGGGCACAAGTCTTGCTAAATTCAGGATTAACAGGCATGATCATCTGTAGTAgttcagaaatcagaaattGAATTTCAATAAACACTTCATCAGAGCTGTCAAACCAACACATGTAAGAGAGATGGGCTGCCTGGACAGCCACAAATTGGAAGCGGGCCAACAGATCTTTCCACAGACTATGCTCAACACCTTCCCATGTTACAAAGAGAATCAAATCCTTCAGGAAGTTTAACTTCTCTTTGAGGGGTTCCTTGGGTCCTAAAACATCCCCCAGATTCTCTAGCAGGGAGTCAATGAATTCCAGAAGTACATCATCCACCATAGAAGAATTCGATAGCAATACAAAATCCAACAAACTCATGTACAATTCGCTGAATTCTACCTCAAAAGTTCTTAAGATGGCCCGAAATTTAGACAATACCTCGAGGTCCTCGATCATATCATATTCGTAGGGGAGATCATCATCCGTTAGAGCGTAGAAGGCCTCATAGTTGTTTAGAACAATAAGTTCACGTTCAAGGCTGGATAAGAAAGCTTCAAGGCTTCCATGCTTCCACCCGTCGAAGCTCCATTTTCTTGCACACAGAAGAAAAGTTCTTACAAGTTTTAATTCCAGCTTCACAATCATCACAACTTTCAGCTCCTCATCATAAATCTCCGCAAAGTCTGCATATAAGTCCTCAAATTTCGTTAATCTACAGAACAATTTCTCGAGGTTGTCCAAGACTGAAGCAATAGAACAATAAGTCAAATTAGTCATCTCGATCTTCATGTTTCTTTGCTATCCTAGAGCAAATTCTCTGGATCAAGAAGCACTCTGCAGAATgcaaaatggagtttttcaacaTTTCAGTCAATACCCTTTTTCCACGAGTCATGGGAAGAGCTTTTGACCGTTCGGCGGTGGCAGCAAGGGGCCTGTCCCCACCAAAATTATAAAAACTTgaaattttacaatttttatatgcagttcttttttttttcttgtccaTTATAATTATGATCTAATATTATATATTCCCGGTCCCACCTTCCTTCATTTTTGCCTTGGAGGAAAATTCAATGTCCACTCTTTTTAAAGCTTATATTCATTTGGATTGAGTAATTTGACAAATGATTTGAAATCCATCCAAATCTTCCTAGATATTTgaattatttaataaatattttgatttataatacagtaattattgattatttttaaatattagattaatttataatttttaaatcaaatacTTTCTAAATAATATAAACAACTAGAGcaatttaaaagaatttcaaattCTTGATCAAATCTCTCAATCTAAACGAAACCATTCTAGTATTTATATTCAATATTCAATAGTCTCCTTTCTTTTATATAATCCTAGCTCTGCCACTCAAAACAACTTGACTGGAGTTTCACGTTAATGTTCTTCTAAACTTACTTAGGAaggttggaaaagaaaaagtattATACATTGAATTTTGTAAAGCTCGGAAAATGAAGCAACCATATAGGAATTAGGAAAGAATGGCTCGTTGCCTGATTACTCTAATtgttattttagttttcaaaaGTTGCCCCAATGTTTTGGCAATGCTAATCTTTTTGCTGTCTCACAATATTGAAATTATAATTTAGCCCAAAAATTCATAATGAACTTCATGTTCCCAATCAACTTAACCTTTTTCTAAGCAAAATATTTACACGATAGCTTAACCTGAATGAGTTTATATTGTTTATTTATGAAATTAAAAGTACATATCTTCTAGACATCTTCCTTGAATGAgcttatattatttatttatttttgcaatTCTGTTAAACATACCAAGCCACTAAGTGATATGGGGGTGGTAAATTCAAGGAAACCTTGGGATACTAATGTGTCAATAGCGAATGAACTGACATGCAACTATAGATGGAATAGAGCAATGATCAATAATTTCTTTTGGGCAAACAATAATATATAACTTCCATTGATGTAGGAAAAGATTGTACGATATTTGAGGATATCCTCAGTAATACACTTTAAGCCATTAAAACTAGGATTGATCTTTAAAAACATAATTGTAAATGTTACCGGTTTCGGATCAatgataattatataaaatttgaatttaaaatctaaCTTTTGCACACGTGTTGTATATTCAACAGTGATAATGTATATGCtctcagtgtatataagatttactcttaaaaCTATACCCAGCCTACTTACAAGTATCAAACCAAACAAATAATCCCATGACTCAAACTCCCATTCTAAAGCTATCATCCAGTTAGTTTGATTCCTCAGGATGCCCTTCCATGTACTAGTTAAAAATTGGATCTCCTTCACCACATTACCCACCGGAGCTATAGCATTACACCTCTTTTCACTAAAAACAAGATCATTCTGCGCTCTCCACAAGTGAGATACACTAAGTAGAGAGAGAGCTAGTTTCAACATATTTTCAGCAAAGCTTGTTTGAGCTACATGCTGTGTCAACCATCCAGACCCCTGTTGCCAACCATTTGCACCCCTAAAGACCAGAGAAAATAATTGAATCTTTCCCAGATCATAGCAGTAATTGgacagttaaaaaaaataagtgcCCCTGTGTTTCCTCTTCCAATTGCAAAAGGCACACATTGTATCAAAGTGTAAGCCCCATCTTCTTACTCTATCCTTAGCAGACAGCCGTCCTTTACACAAAAGCCACGTAACAAAAGCAAACCTGGGAACACTTCCTTTGAACCAAGCCAGTTTTTGCCACTCGACTACCACTCCAGAGAGGACTGAGTGCCTTGACTGCGGATGCCACAGTGAACACTCCAGAATCATGGGCTAGCCATATGCTTCCTTGGGTGGAAGTTTACAAGAGTACTCTCAATCAATCTCTGAACTGCTGCATTGATTCTCTTGAATAATGGAATCTAATGTAGCAGATAGACAACACCCAAAAGCATATAGTAGCCTActagaaaacattttcaccAGTGGGCCACAAAGGGTGCCTGTTGTCAAACCACAGAGAAGTGGATTTCCCATTCCCCACCACTATTTTAATCCGCTTATGAGCCATATTTCGTATTTGCAAGATCTTCCTCCATATCCATGAGCGATCTGAAGAAATTCTAACATTCCAGAAGCATTTTCTTTCAAGTAAATTTTCATGCACCCATTTGATCCACCATGAATCTTTTTGACACAAATTAACCAAGTGTGTTTTAAAATCAGTCATTTATTCCTCAAACCAAGATCAATCAACCCCaaaccaccctccttctttagTTTACATACATCAGCCCAAGCTACTTTTGCACAGTAGTGAGATTTAATTTCATCTGTAACGACTCCACCTTCCCCAAGAGCATACCCCAGATGTTAATAGACCGTCTGCCCAATTCTtgccagaactcactcactaATATTAACTTTAGAGATAACATTAACTCTAAAGTAACCATGAAACTCTCCAATAAGTATTACAAATAATCCAATTTCTAAAACATCCATACTTATATATACAATTAAATGGATCGAAATACAAGTAGTTCAATTAATTCACTAAGTACAAATAGGATGATAATTACTTAAAATGAGGACTTTCACCTTTGAACTCACTTCTTCGGATATCAAAGTacaagacaaaagaaaagaacctAAACAGCTAATACCATAATATAGTGTCAGCCCAATACAAGATCAAGATTTCCTATTGCAAACAATTACAATTCTTGTCTCTCATCCCGTGCtctgctaaggaaaataaataatggGATGAGTTAAACACCCAGTGAAATTCCAAGGAAAACAACAAGCAATCTATCAGGCATTATAAAATTTACATGATGGAATGATCACATATTTCATGAAACAAGCGATAACCAAATGAATCATTAAACAAAATACAGTCAATAACATattcaagtaaaaggatacaatcAGCTCTTGCAAGTTAGTTCAATAGAAATAGTATGCTCTTGCGAGCCAGTTTAGTAGTAGCTTGTCCGGAATCCGTTGATACTTTGTCAACCATGAAAATATAATAacaagtccagtagagcactACTTAACTCCAATCTTCGTCTACCGTTCAACCCTCTACTGGTTCCGAACTCCAAAGATAACAgtaaaggtaatactcgagtataccaaatccAGTAGTTCCAATCCAGTGGAATAACAGTAAACAATACCCATGATTTGTCAATCTTTTCGACCAAatccttgctggctcgattcgacaAACTAGTCAATCGGGTCTGTGATCCCAGGCACTTCACTTGCATTTCAATTCAATCATTCAGTGGAGTCACGATAAACACTTGTAAAATACTTGAGGGTTGCATTTCAAGTTCCTCAATATAGTCTATGGGATAACATACCCAAACGACTTCAAGTCGAGCACATATATATCATTTCACATGTAAACAATAGAACAGGGATCCAGTCAAATTTggtcgaatgcgataaagtacacactcgcccagccAATATCAATCCAAGAGAGTTAGCATTCCAGTCAATCGATAATCTCATCAAAACAGCattcaaatcaagtacaagtcaGATCATACCattgaaacactcaccaaatcaagtgGACAGTCACGTCTCGACTTCGGGGTTTCCTTCTAACTCACCACCAACACCTAAGAAATGCCCAAACTATAATTACACTTATCACCTTGATTAAGACAAGTGAAAGATACATAAAACTCTAGTTTTAAATGTTATCAAACATGTAGGTTAAAAAAGTATAGTGTCTTGCAGCCAAATGCATGAAATAAGGTTGGAAACCTTGTCCTTACTCTCAGCTTCTTTCATACAATTCTCTCACCATGATTACTTCAAGTTTCTCCAAAAACTAGTGAATCAACTCATGCATGCTATGTTTAAAGCATTCAATTTAATGAGTCAAAAGGTACGAGTTCGCAGCCAATATCTTAGAGTTAAAATAGGAGTTAAAGTTCAAAGAAAATAATAGCTACATGTCCTCGGTTTAAGCAAGAATTTTTCAGTAAAATAGCATTCGATTTGTTGAAAGTAAGGTCGAAATTTAACCATGGTTCGGTTCATGGCTGGAAGTTTTCCGTCATAACAAATTATATGTAAGTGGATTGCTAACCAAAAACTCAACTTCCTTTCATGGCTCAAGTGTAAATTATACAATGCCTCATAGTGTGACTATAAGCCATGAATCTCTTTGAAAACTTAAAAATGGAAGTTACAAGCTGGAAAATACAGCTTCCACCCTACAGTTCAGGCAAGAAAATTCTAGCAAGTGTTCACTCACTTTCAACGATAAATCACACATAAACAAGCTCATAATACACAGACAAGTGCAAATCCAGCATTTCTAGCCTAGTttataccaaaatatccattcaaagTCCAAGAAATTACCATCGGTTAAGTTGACAAATGGTATAATAGTCAGGGTAAGCGTAAAATACagggcaaaaataaaaaattataggGTATCCTTGACCAACACTTGCACAATTTTCAGTTCACAAAACAAAATACTCATGTCTTTCTTCCAATCAGTTACAAGCTAGAAACTTTCCTGTAAAGCACCCTCATTTTAATCTCCAACCTTCACTTACTTCAAAATATAACACATGtaataacatataaacatctaACATGGTATATAACATGGGTCCTAGTAAGGAGTTCATCAACAAGTCAAGatgaaagttgaaaatttcagcttttataCAATTGGgtaaatctagaaaatttttagcAAAATCAATGAACATATAACTATGATTCAATCATATAAACATACCAGCTTCTATATACATAGCTGTCATGATATAAAACATGAAGTCTTAGCAAAATTTCACTCAAAATTCAAAGTAAAATGACATTTCCAGCTTTATGCAATTGGTCAAGAACTTGGAAAAAATTCCAGCAAAGCAACGAGTATGGACCAACATTTTAGCCCTAAAATCCAGCTTGTTAAATAAATTCCTAACTTAAACCAACAAACGTTTGAGTTTAAAGCTGAAACTTTGGGTTTAAAGTTGAAACTTTCAGTTCTACTCTAATCAGGCCACATTAATTAACCTTAACAGAATTTCCAGCAAAGTTTCTTCATAAATCAAGTCCTATTTCTCATGAAGGTAAACAATACAATACGTACAGGTCCTAGGAAGAGAAATGGGAGATATATACATTATGTTTAAACAAATTCCATCAAGATTTCTTGGGAGAAAAGAACCAAACTTGCAGCTTCACTCCATTGGTTTTACAGAAATTATTTCAACTTTGTTGCTGCCAATTTCTCACATCTAAACCAACAACGTGCGACTAAAATCAAAGGAAACATGCTATAAACaagaaatataacatttatatcaGGAAGAGGAAAAAATCTGGGGAGCCCTTCAATTTTCTCGTTGTCAACTTTTGGCCCCTCATCTAAAATTTATTTCCGATTGATCCGTGAACAATTAAAAATGCATACTTTGAGGACTTCCGATGACTTTAAGCACAAATCTGACCAGAattaaagggcatttttgtccgttCACGTTTGAACCCTCGGGACCAGCAACTAAGGAGCTTAAAAAGAGATTAAAAGATGCAACTCGATCTTCAATTTTTAAGCAAGCCAAAGCGTGAAGCAACGCAAATCCTTTCCAAAAATTGAGTTTTACCCATAACAAAAACCCATTTCTTGTTGAAATTTCATCTTAAGTATAAGAATGGCtagataatctttcaattacaGCTATTGAAGGTTGCATGGGAGAAATTCTGCATTGAAAGCTATGGATCGACAGAGAAATGGATTCGATAATCAGAAGGAGGGatgcatattttgatccataTCTCGTATACGGTAATGTGCCTCTCGATTTGTAAGCTTATATGGTCGGAGTTTGTGTGTGTAATTGTTGTGTTATTATTGAACGATTTAGGGGTTGTTAAAGAATTAGATGTTGGTTGATAGGGGTTTAAATATAGTGGAGCTTAATTAAATTAATTGGGTGGAAACAAGGTCTGAGAGTTTTGTCCTATTGGTAGGTTGCATGGGGTCCTACTATATCTGTGGTCCATTATTAGTTTACTGAAAATAGTAAATTAATGAAATTTCTAGTATagagtttgacaaaaaatagttAATGTTGCATGGGCAATTGTTTATTTAGcaattttgttgcttatttttACTACTCTATGAATatagtgaattttttttaatttgatacATGATTGTGCAGAACATGGGAGTGAATATTTTACTATTAGATTGCACTATGGGGGCAAGTTTAATGGTTCAGATTACAGATTTTATATTGGTGGTGAAGTTGATCATATAGATTTGTGTGCTGGTGATAGAATGTCAGTACATGAGATTAATGAAATGTTAAAAAAACTGGGGTATGGGGAAAAGGAAGCTGTGTTGTACTATTACCTTGAGCCAACAAGTATTCTACCTGATGGACTGAGGCAATTGCAAACTGATCAACGTGTTAACCAATTATGTAGTTGGGTACTGGAATATAAGGTGATGGAAGTTTATTGTGACCATACGACCATTGAAGAGGTAttgaaaatgcaattcaatGAGCCTGTATATGCAGCACCACCAAAATCTAGTGTTTTGATAGAAGAAATAGATTATGAGGGCAGAGTTATAGAGGAGCCTTGTACTAATATGGTATTAACAAAAAAGCTTTTGAATGCTGGAactcaaaaccaaaaaaaaagtggtGCAAGTGTAAGTGAAAATTTAACGGAAAAACAAGTGCAGAAAGACATTCTTAATAAAAAGATTCCAACATCACAGGCTGAAATTGAAGGAGGCAAACAAAAGACAACAGCTAAAACAATGGGAGGGGGAGGTACTAGTAAGGGTAGAGACAATGATGATACTGATGACACGAGCAGCAGCTCAGATAATGAGCAGTTCAGTGCTGATGATAATTTCTGCAGAGATGACTTGATGTTTGAGGATGCAGGCAGTATAGATGAAACAAAAAATGGCCAGCAATCTATGGGAAGCCAGCAGCAGGAGCCTAAAGTGGAAAATGTGATTAGAACTTCTAACATTCCTACCCAAGAATCACAAAAGAAAGGCAGAAAAAATAAAGCAAGACAGCATGCAACTTTTGGTTCAAAAACTATAGATGTTGGAGCTGCATTTGATGGGGACAAAatagatgatcaactagatagTGGTGAAGAGTCCCCAAATTCATCTGAGGAAGGGGGAGGACATATCCCCAAATTCATTGACTTTATCCCAGAGAGGGACATGAAGAATCCAAGGTTCTTTAAAGGGCAAAGATTTGCTGATAGCAGGGAGTTCAAAGAAGCTCTTAAAAACTATGCAATTGTTAATGGTAAACCTGTGAAGCCTtgcaaaaatgagagaaaaagagTTAGAGCAAAATGTAAGCCCTCTGTAGGTGGTTCATTTTTTCCTCAACAGTAAACTGTCTAGGCACAAACGACTTAGTGGTGAAGTCAATCTATGATAAGCATGAAAACTGTGGGCATGCTTGGATGAATAGAGCTATTACCTCAAAGTGGTTGGCAAATAGGTATGAAGAGAGGTACAGATCTAACCTACAACTGCCTGTGAAAGAGCTAATACAAACGGTTGATGAAGAGTATAGGTCCAAAATCACTAGAGCAGTGGCGTATAAAGCAAAAGCACTAGCCACTAGGACTGTGAAGGGTTCAACTGAAGCTCAATACAAACTTCTGGGTAGGTACTCTGAGGAGCTTAAAAAGACTCATCCAGGTACAACGACTGAAATTATGTTCACTCTATTCAGAAAACCTGGTGGTAATCCAACATTCATGCGATTTTATTGCTGTTTGGGGCCACTTAAGCGGGGTTTTTCAGTGGCTACAGGCCACTAGTAGGTCTTGATGGCTGCCATATTAAAGGAATTCATCGTGGCCAATTATTAACAGCTATGGGTGTTGACCCTAACAATGGATGGTGGCCCATTGCATGAGCAGTTGTTGAAAAAGAAGCTGGACAGCAATGGAAATGGTTCCTTCAACTCCTTGCTGATGACCTGAATATTGACAATCAACATCATTACACCTTCATTTCTGATCAACAAAAGGTAAGAGTATCAATATAGTTTGAGTGTTAACAATTGTTCCAATAGAAATGATATTTTTCATGTTTACCGGTTTGGGCGTTGACTCATATTTTTTACCTTTGTAAAGGGATTGGACAGAGCTATGTCTGAGATAGTTCCTGGGTCTAAGCATAGATATTGTGTACAACATATGTACAGAAATTTTACAAAGAAACATCCCGGCAAAGCTTTAAAGTCCAAGATGTGGAGTATAGCCACTAGTACAAATATGGAAGAGTTCAATAAGGCCATGGAAGACATGAAAGATTTCGACTGTGAGGCCTTTAAATGGGTGGAAAAGGCACCTCATGCCAGGCACTGGTGCAAGGCATTTTTTCCAGTCCATACGAAATGTGATATGCTGGTAAAcaatatttgtgaaacattcaATGCCTTCATTATTGAAACCAGAGACAAACAAATAATATCAATGCTTGAACAAATAAGAGAGAAGCTGATGCAGAGGATCCAACAAAGAAGAGAAGGGATCTCTAAATGGACTGAACTAGTAGGGCCCCTAATCAAGGAATTGATTGAGGATAGAATTAAGCAGGCCTGCCTTTAGGAGCTAATCTAGAATGGTTTGTACGGCTACCAAGTCAAAGGTCCTTGGACAACAAAATATGCAGTAGATTTCAGGAAAAACACATGCACGTGCCAACTTTGGGAGATAAGTGGGATTCCATGTATTCATGCCATTTCTGCAATGTTGGTGTCTGGTAGAAATCCAATGCAGTTCACAGCCCCATGCTACTCAAGCGAGttgtttgctaaaatttatGAGAATGTCTTGGAGCCAATTAGTGGGGTCTCACTTTGGCCTGATTCTGAGCATTTGGAAATGGATCCTCTAGTCGCTTGTGTACAACCTAGAAGGCCGAAAAAGGCCAGAATAAGGGATATAACAGAGGAAAAGGGAAATGGTACCAAGCTGCGCAAGATAGTTATGATGCACTGTAGAAAATGTGGAGAGACTGGCCACAATGTTGCAACTTGTTCAAAAGATAAAGGGGCTGAGCAGCAACAACAGAGCCAAAATTCAGAAAAGCAACAGTCCAAACGAGTATGAAATTTGAATTTTCACTAACATTGTTCGTACATTAATCCACATATTGATCTAGCCGGATTTACACTTTCAGGGAAGGAGAGGAAATTCCAATGTGAAGCAAGGTGCACCTGAATTTTCTCATGCAAATAAAGAGCAGGGACAGCAATCTAGGTAGCCTACTCAACAGCAGAATCAATCACAAAACAACCAGCAACAACAGCCATCTCAGGCTAGACAACAGCACCAACCACCACCCTTCAATCAGTCAACACAACAGCAGAAGTAGTGGCAACCACCCCAGAATCAAACCTCCAGGACAAAGAAAAACAATACATTGACTGATGCTGAAAAGAGTTGGATAAACTCAAACTATGCTTATCTTGGAAAGCAGCCACCTTTTACTGTAGGAAGATGGAAAGGAAGATGGGGCAAAGGAAGAGCCACAAGAAATGGTACTCAGAATCAAAGTGAAAGTGCTGGTGAAAGAGGAAGAGGAAGTGGGAATCCAAATCAAGATGAAGTTGTTGGtacaggaggaagaagaaatgtCAATCAAACTCAAAGTGAAGGTGCTGGTGCaaaaggaagaggaagaggaagaggcaGAGGACATGTGCCTTCATCTTCAACTAACTATTAGATTTGTAGACTAGTCAATGGCATTGGATGCCCTTTTACTTTTGCTCTCACGTAGCAGTGCTCCTAATTGGATGAGCAGAACATGACTTGTCTGGTGGAAGGTCGAGCATGAAAATGACTTGTCTTTTTGGTTTATTCGTAGATGTCATATACAGTTGGACCAccttttgtttgttaattaagtggcttgtgtaacagccccatcttcccctaaggcgaaccaaaggggttagcggactgcctgcccaactctcgccaggactaacggatcagtttacgtcgatctactACGTTCCGGACACAACAACGCGCGCTAACAagtcaaaattacaaaataaaaaaaataaaaatcgaagccgatgatgaacagtaccggccacgtcagaatccggagctcaaccaaacatcaatccaacatatacatacattgaaattcaacatttacaaccaaatggcatgccaaaaccattcatcatgaatatacaggttcggtttgccaatcaaaagaaaatgaacccaatacccattagggtttcattcaaagagctattcaaaagatacatttacataagctcaacttgacaaccatctaacacaatcttttccaaaagtggtcattttcctgtaaggaaaacaaatggaacggaatgagcttaaacccagtgagttactaccacataagcaacaaagagcatatagcatgacctttcaattaaagtacacaattaaggaatgaaacaaaacggtaaaaggatacggacggctctcaagagcccatttccacgcttacagtcttgatccaacctcattgaccctccgtcaatgttaagagtaccaaaccgtagacctcacttcacttccattccttccacccaacattccccaaccgggcccgcactccaatcagtaacttttgataatactcgagtataccggaaccaagagtctcattactacaagattccacagtacagtccccatggcatgtcaattttcacgaccaagccctcgccggctcgattcaattgactacctacggggttgagctcagtaatacagtaaggccgttggatattcgtccaaatgacaccaaatcagttttccatgaatggaattcaatatctcatatagcaagtgcagtatttcagtaaaacggtaaacagtcatgaatggaatcacaagggggtgagggcggtcaagtacaccctcacctcaatcacttccaatagccaaataagccttcaaggcatcaaattcacatataacaaagccactttgtaacatttaagtgagtagtatactcaccactcaagtaggtgatgtttcatgcaccgtcgttaaacgaacgtcgtgcaccaccgtcacttcctagaacatgcaaacaagtgcaatgagactcgat
Protein-coding regions in this window:
- the LOC113713958 gene encoding putative late blight resistance protein homolog R1A-3; translation: MTNLTYCSIASVLDNLEKLFCRLTKFEDLYADFAEIYDEELKVVMIVKLELKLVRTFLLCARKWSFDGWKHGSLEAFLSSLERELIVLNNYEAFYALTDDDLPYEYDMIEDLEVLSKFRAILRTFEVEFSELYMSLLDFVLLSNSSMVDDVLLEFIDSLLENLGDVLGPKEPLKEKLNFLKDLILFVTWEGVEHSLWKDLLARFQFVAVQAAHLSYMCWFDSSDEVFIEIQFLISELLQMIMPVNPEFSKTCARVLRAAKLTGLLHSLDFETDMGIVGNFADSLLDMLWEVLNCGTSFAVAKRDQMQMLNDGLRFLRAILKMQQEKFNLLHQKMKDLVGAGVNDAGILIYSLFTKRIEGDLLKDLDLAFFDFLEKIKLIKIVTATFDPPGTNGLGFIKFLLDNLTELARLDLVAHSRDQIQIVQKDFVILGSVLEKIDEQRNKNEKLTALWSHAIEVANKVMLLISSFDLSPLSFDSISEELLQIKTQAKEIDDMYGSEAKKVAKTSNYGSLQGRIPRLNPVVVGFDDETKRIINQVKHGSQKLDVVSIVGMAGLGKTTLAKRVYNNRSIRNNFHIWAWCNVSQVYRKKDLLLEILGCIHPENSKQYSEMEADDLMLKLYQSLKLNKYFIVLDDVWDIKAWHGLKESFPDDSNKSRILITSRLYEVASQVKQHSEPNHLRHFTDDESWELLQKMLFPNESCPLTVATVGMQIAKSCCGLPLAVVIIAGILATTEQDGWKEYAERLSTRILSASDQCKHMLELSYRHIPDYLKPCLLYFVTFLQGLEIPMQKLIWLWIAEGLVQQVEHKELEEVAEGYMNDLIGRSLVMVAKKTSIGGIKTCRVHDLIHEFLATKGREENFLQLLHGYDGLYTFCESYSTRRLCIYSKREYFEKSRLFCPQIRVLMFFPHGEGYPIQPCDSFFIFRICKLLKVLDLGEVVFGEHFPAEIEMLVELRFLAIRGKMQSIPSSIAKLYNLKIFLVKGFKVTIMLPDTIWNMTNLRHISVNWSMGKVSLVNGILENNSVLYNLSSFSNILLYHGQSMEKILMKFPNIRKLKFHLFVSKDCVPNCSRIVKMDHLSRLESLSVTLMWAQKCRLQFHFPSSLRKLHLFFFSWSMISRIWELPNLEVLTLSSDSADKERTWEIPVEVEFPNLRVLHLRSLGITRWTGSGDHFPRLQKLILQSCGMKEIPSCLGSTSTLEKIEVRWCSPSVESLVREIQEEQDTEDLQIDILTS